The DNA region atcacatttggtctaattatctacatttgtttgtagttgttcatttaatttatattgtagataacatagtatgtggtgtcacatccgaagatgatgctatcagtaccttataaattataaacagtagctcacgaccagaatggaaaggaacaaaccattagaaagtcgtagtgtaattaggtattagtttatcttgactatataattacactagtacactcagagtgtattgagtaggaccatttgaggtcgttccttttatactgactttataaaggaacaaagacctcagttattatggaagtgtgtgctcttaatcctaatataataacaagcatatatgtttgatatttatttctttaatttatcaatgggtgagatttagttcgatgaatcaataaacccgataaattgggaaatggtatcactcatagtgtgtgttgttgattatagaaggaaactgtgtcctagtgatactaggttgataatgtcctcaagaggagctcataaagattgtcatgttaaaccctgcaggtggacttagtccgacatgataataaggttgagtggtactactcttggacttagatattaattaaatgagttgtcagtaactcacttaattagtggacattcgatatcttaaacacagggagactaacacactcataataagaaggagcccaaaaatgtaatttgggattggtgcggtagttcaatgatagttctctagtggaatgaattatcattgataaaattaagttgtgtgttcggggcgaacacgggatgcttaattttatcgggagaccaaaaccaattcctcctctcggtctctatcgtagcctcttatttatagagtactatacccacatatacccaccttttatacccacctaaagggggccggccaagctagcttgggaaccaagctagggccggcctaagcttgggtttaaggtggccggccctagcttgaacccaagctagtagggccggccataattaaataaaaaagaaatttaattttagattttattattatgtggaagatatattttaaagagaattaaaattaaaatatctctcttgtaaaagttttacaaaagattaaagaaagagattagatctctttccttatttgtagattggagagttttttattttctctttaaaattattcacatgttaataaaattaaaattatagatatttccttttattaaccatgaagagatttttaaagagaaattttattttttaaaatttctggaaacaaataaggaaagttttaattgttgattaaaacttgttcaatttgtttcctcttgatgtggccggccatcattgtttaattggggaaatattattttatttttctcaattaaatcatgtcaaggaaattaaggaaaatttgttgtaattaaatttcctaatttacctaggccaaggaatataaaagaaggggtgagggtgccttcacaagacacaacatctattattcctctccctcttttgttccttggtgtggccggccatcatctccttctcttcctcttgtggtggccgaacctctccctctcccttagagttcttgtggtggccggatactactcggagaagaagaagaagaaggagagaaagctagcatctcttggagcttggttagtattttgtttttcctccttggtgaagtttccctttttggccgaaccttgcttggaggagaagaaggtggttggtggtttctcatcttggaagatcgttgcccacacaacgtccgaggttagaagaggaatacggtagaagatcaagaggtttttctacaaggtataactagtaatttctatttccgcatcatgctagttatttatggaaataataccaaatacaagaggcttacgttctagtatttcgaatatggtttttcaagttgtgttcttttgtttctttcttttccttgtgatttgattgttctctttggttaacctaaagttattttaggaaattaaatattagctttctattaaaggttttgtctagtcggtggtggttgctcccatatccaagaaggccatgtgcctcgccacgtcagtactgggaaccttttatggaaattgatatttaatggaattaataacttaaggagacttgggtcgaacgtgttaagttccgcaggagatccaagtcaaaacctaaaagaacaaatagattaagttttggatcaagcgtgttaagttccgcaggagatccaaaatttaatttaaaagaacacatggtagctaggaaaaggttcagacctttgtacaaaatttttgtacagtggaacctataggctttccgagtagcaaccaacagatcacacttggactttccaattgcctggctcctcaccaggactttctcctttgccaagatcacacttggactttccaactgcctggctcctcaccaggactttctcctttgccaagatcacacttagacttttcaatttgcctaacctccaattaggacttcaaCCACtgcctaatctctagttaggacttccatacgcctaacctctagttaggacttccatacgcctaacctctagttaggacttccatacgcctaacctccagttaggactttcccagtcaagtctcctatcaaccttgacctagttgacttgtattctcatctacctggtcaaccctttgaccatctccacaaccggacgattgccctagaaatctccatatattgtcaaacatcaaaactcaaaccccgactcaagcttgactcaactcaagattagtcaaactggtcaaacttgaccaaggaAAATTGTCCCAACACTATGTCTCCTAAGTTGCAGAGACATCATGAGAACATGAGTGCTAGGGAGATTAATCATCATTTGCATGAGCTCTTCCAAGAGAGTGTgagagtagagaggtatgaaacctctCGAACACTATTCCATACCATGCTGGAGGAAGGAAACCAAGTTGGgtctcatgtactcaagatgatccaAGATGATCGGGTATATAGAGAGGCTCGAGAGCTTAGGTTCCAAAATGGACCAGGACTTAGCTATTGACCTAGTCTTGTCGTCACTACCTCCATTATTTTTCCAGTTCATGTTGAACTTCAACATAAACAACATGGACAAGAGTTTGACTGATCTGATAGTAATGCTGAAAACTGCTGAGAAGGATATGGAGGTTAATCCTTCACTGCATATAATGATGGTTAGAAAGACCAACAAGTGCCCTAGCACCAGGAAATTTAATCCTAAGGCTAATGTAGTGAAGAATCCTAAATATCAAACTCagaagaagcttaagaaagggaTGCCGGTACCCCCAATTTAATGAGAAGGAGGGCATGTGCTTCCATTGTGGAAAGAAAGGTCACTGGAAGAAAAATTActatattttcatgaagaagaatgTTAGTGGAGCGGATGCTTCATGTATCTTTATGATAGAGTGCAATATTTCTATTTCTTCAATATACGTCATAGATTCTGGAAGTAGTTCTTACATTTGTGTGAACATATAGGGTCTAAGTGACTGCAAACGGTTGTCCAAGGGCgaaatggacctacgagtagctaaTAGAGCGAGAGTTGCTGCGTTAGCTGTATGAACTTATTCAATAAATTTGCCTAGTGGGCTTGCTTTAAATTTAGAAAACTattattttgttcctagtttctcaaagaatatcattttAGTGTTGAGTTTGAACGCCAagggatttgtatttcaattcaaggacaagttgtgttccttttatttgaataatGTATTATATGGGAATGGTTCATTGAATAATGGtctttatgttcttaacttagatgAACCAATTTATTGTATTGAAAGTAAGAAACATAAATTGCATGACTCAAACTTGATATATCTCTAGCACTATAGACTTGGTCATATAACCCAGAAATGCATCGCTAGATTACTTAGTAATGGAtatttggactcttttgaattagagccCATAGATACATGCGAAGCATATTtataaggaaaaatgaccaagaagtcTTTTACTAAGATAGGTGAATGGGCAAAGGAACCACTAGAACTCATATATAGTGATGTTTGTGGGTCATTGCAAGTTCAGGCTAGAGGAACGTATACCTACTTTATGAATTTTATTAACGATTTAAGTAGATATGAATATATCTACTTAATGAGGCATAAATCTGAAACTCTAGACGAATTTAAGGAGTTCAAAAATGAGATAGAAAATCAACGTGGCAAGAAGATTAAAGCCTTTCATAGTAATCGAGGCAGCGAGTATCTAAGctaagagttcattgattacctaaaagagTGTGGAATAATTTTCTAACTTACACCTCCTAGAACACCAGAGTGGAATGGTGTTTCGGAAAGGAGAAATTGCAGACTCATGGATATGATTAGATCAATAATGAGTCATGCAAATCTTCCAATGTCATTCTGGGGATATACCTTAGAAACAACAGCATACACACTTAACAGAGTTCCAACCAAGACAGtagataaaactccttatgaattaTGGTTTGAAAAAAAACCAAATTTGTCTTACCTTAAGATATGAGATTGTGATGCTTACGtgaaaaatgaaatttttaataAGCTTGCAGCAAAATCTATAAAACATACGTTTGTAAGTAATCCCAAAGCTACAATGAGATATTATTTTTTATCTCCCAAGTGAGCACAAAGTTATTGTTGCCTGATATGCTACTTTCATGGAAAAAgagtttatttctaaagaaagtagtgggagtaaagtaagtTTTGAAGAAATTATAGACTCTATAAACAAGTTGGAAGATGAACAATTGGATAATGTGATAGTGTCACAAGTACAAGTGTCTCTTTCATCCAAGATTGCTCAAGAAATGCGAGATTAACGTAAGTCTATAAGAATACACTGAGAGTCAAAACAAATATGGCTGGTTGGTAACCTAAGATGGGGAAGTGCTACTCATCGAAAATGATGAACTTTCGACTTACGAGGAAGCAGttactttaaataattatgaGAAATAGCTAGAAGCCATGAAATTTAAAATAGACTTCATgcacaccaaccaagtttgggagttggttgatgtgtcagttggggtaaaacccatagggtgcaaatggatcttcaagaaaaatATTAACATGGATGAGAACATAAGTACCTATAAAGCTAGGCTTGTGGCAAAGGGTTTCAATTAGCGTCAAggaattgactatgataaaatattttcgcccgttgcaatgcttaagtccattaggATTTTTCTAGCTATAATAGCTTAcaaggattatgagatttgacaaatgaatATTAAAACTGCTTTCCTAAATAGAAGGTTACAGGAGgaagtatatatggtacaacctccTGATTTTATAAAATCCGAGAACCCCAATAAATTATATAagctcaagaagtccatttatgaactaaagcaagcatctcagAGTTGGAATCTGCAATTTGACAAATCCATTAAAGATTTTTTGTTTGTCAAGAATTCAGAAGAACCTTGCATTTACAAGAAGGTTAGTCGGAGCAAGATTACGTTCTTAGTATTGTATGTTGATAATATACTTCTTATAAGCAATGACATCCCTTGCCTAGAATCTATCAAGACTTGGTTGGGAGAgcgtttctcaatgaaagatcttgggGATGCAACCTATCTCTTTGGTATTAGAATATATCGAGATAGACAAAGTACGCTACTAGGGTTGAGTCAAGATACATACATTGAGAAAATACTGaatagattcagtatgcaggacTCCAAGAGAAGATATTTACCAGTGTCACATGGTATACATCTTTTCAAGGCCATGTGTCCAGAAATACAAGAGGAGAAAAGTAGAATGAACAAgataccttatgcttcggctatagggtcCATAATGTATGCGATGATATGTGCTCAActagatgtctcgtatgcattaaacatgacgagtagatatcagtcagatcttggagaggatcattggactgtggtaaaaaCTATCCTCAAGTATTTTAGAAGAACAAAGTGTTGGATTGAGTTGCACGtggggggggaggggtgaatcacatggttttcaaaatttattctttTCGGTTTTCAAATCAAAGTACGAATGCAGTAGAAAAAGAATTTAGAAAACGAAGTAGAAAAATAGGCAAGAAAGCACGCGTtcaattttacttgattcggagctttCGGCAACTCCAACTCTAAGACTCAGGTCttgtggacctatcgatgggtaatctactaaaatGTCTCTCCCTGTGCCTCCGGAAGAGGAATCAAGTACAAAGAATGTAGGACAAGTATAACAGACTATACTTCCCTTTTTtagtaatttaataaaaaaatttaacttcgTTACCGACGCGTAGGGATAGAAGTGAAAGCTCTCGTGTGTTGATGTCGGTCTACTAATCGTGATCGGAAGTCCTCAGCGAGTGCAGTAGCTTCACAGCAAAGTCATAGTAGGAAGTCAGAGCAGTCagaactgtaggatcgaaaagaatttagatatctccacaatgacatgatattgtccactttgggcctaagccctcatggatttgctcttgggctctacccaaaagccttatgccaatggagatatcttttctctcatgatctttcccatgtgttttcaatgtgggactatgtttgcaaccttgcaaccccaacaatccctcctcaaacaaaggaccacaggcttccatgtccgatcctcaacccaccaggttttcctgtccctcggtccacctgacctactaggacttccttgcccagtcgcaactaggacttcctgacTGGTGTccggtcctcttgatccaaacataggagcccccactttctttgttcgaggtcaatattgtactcacatggctcaatcagatcatagttcttgtgcacagtatgcggttaaaccttctgacagtctggactctgatatcaattgtaggatcgaaaagaatttagatatctccacaatgacatgatattgtccactttgggcctaagccctcatggatttgctcttgggctctatccaaaaagtctcatgccaatggagatatcttttctgttataaactcatgatctttcccatgtgttttcaatgtgggactatgtttgcaaccccaacaagaaCTGATGCGCAGTAGCTCGTATATGACTTGTTGTGAGACATATAGTATAGACTAGCTTATAaaggccatggaaggcgccttccataggcgttgaaggcgcctccaatgggttaAATCTGATCCCAAAATTGTTGCGCCTTATCTGCGATGATGTCCAAATTTTATCTCTTGGAAGGTTCCTTCAGGTAGTATTCATCCGAAGACTTTTTTGCTCCTTTTGCACTGTAAGTTGTATTAGTCCAAAAGTAAAACATCTAACCTACAAAATAAGATTAGCACAATGAAAATAAGTAGTAATTAGCTCCTGTCCTCCCAGGAGTATgaactagtcaaagtctcagattagagatccaaaatggacctaacctggatcgatgcctactgtccctcaaccgggacacatcctcacaaagtcactctcctctagtgacttgccTTTACTCACAATCTTACAATCGGTTGACTAGTCTTTTGACCTaccaggtcttcatgccagttgCTTGGTTCGTAAACTCAATTGGACTTCTGCCGGTTGTCCGATCCCGCAGACCCAACCGGACTTTCTACCaaatatccggtcgacccgttgacctatctgggttttgcaccagctatccggtctcgcggacctagctggattttaatctagtgtctggtccttcggacttgtcaattcctgcacacttggtaatgtaattagatcacaaaacacctaacttaatttacttatcattcatcaaaatctgagttagaccgttagtgcaaacggTCGACATTAAAtacttgttattattattattattattattattaaaaatattaataataatattgataataatattaatattacaaaattttaaaatattaataataaaattaatattaatattaataataatataaaattaatttggaGATGGAAGCGATGAtaggggcggggatggggatttgatccccgGTGGTTCGGATTCTGAGATTCCCCGAATTCAAAAAAGTGGGGATGGGGACGAGGATGGGGCGAGGATAAAATTCGGGGGCGGGGATGACAAATCCGTCCCTGCCCCGCACCATTGCCATCCCTGCATGAGTATTTGCTTTAATAAGTCTTGGGGTCAATTTTAGTGGGTGCAAGTGCCTCATTGGATGTCTAACTTTCCTCATGTAAATGGCTACTGCGCTAGGGGAAAAATATCTCCTATGATTTACCTATATCTTATTGTGGGACCGTCAATACTGGGTCGTTTGAGGTGAGCAATATCTCTTTTTTCTCCGATAGTCGAGGTTTTGGTTGCCCCCACAGGATGACACAGATGGTTCATACAGTGGCATTGTCACATATAAGCCTGAATTAATTCCCAGGATGTGAAAGTCCCACGAATTTCTTTACCCCCGTATGCGCTACTATTATTGGAcagagctcttatgatttatcTACCTCTATCTAGTTAGGGGATCGACGATACTGAGACACTTGGGATGAGCGTTATTAACTTTTGTCACATCTAGTCGTTTTGGGATTAGTTGACACTTGCATGAGTATTTGCTATAATAAGtcttgaagttaatttttaacgGATATAAAAATATTTCGTTAAATGTCTAACCTTTCTCGTACACATGACCGCTATCCTAAGATAAATATCATCTATGATTTACTCCCTTGTGTGAGGCCATCCAAGAAGGACCGCCCGAAGGCTTCACCCTTTACTAGATAGACAAATATTAAGCTTCGACCTCCATCTCCGATCCTCATTGTGTTCCATCATTTGCCTCCGTTTAGCTAACTTCGCCACCCCAATGATCTGATCCTTCATCCCTCGCTGTCCCCGAACTGTCAATTTCTCGTCTCAACGAGGACTAGTGACGGGAAAAGATCCTTCCTTTCGGCTTGTTCTCCCGCGGAAACGCACCATTTCAGGGGAGAAAGGAAGGAGAAGAGCCGCAAATGGGCGTCAGCTGCAGGCTTGCTTCCTCCTTCCTCTGCCCGGTGGGCGGCGACATTGCTTTAGGGTTTGATGAAGAGCAGGACCTCGATTAGACATATCTTCTTCGTTTTTCTCTAACTTCAATCTTCTGCGCAGCAACTGTTTGATGGATTTCTCTCCTTTGAATCGCTCATTCCATCCAATCAAAATGGTTAAAATTCACCACAATAATTTTGCAACAGGAAATTAAGCAGGAAAAAAAAGGGTATTCAACAATTTATCCACCGGCAAGCAATGATCAAGAATAAACCTAAACCATCACATTAGTTAAATCTGATTACAAGGATAAATCATCCGTTATGTCCAAAGCATAAATGTCGAGTAGATATTTATAGGTTGCAAATTTCTTCCAGGAACGTTCAGCAATTTCAACAAGCATTACATGCTATAGAGAAGTTATCATATAGCCCTAAACCATCAACTAAACAACATAAAGTGTAACCAAATATGGAAGCAAGTCCCCCTCTGATATTTAGAAGCAAACCCTGAGGGATAAACATTCAGTGCACCAAGCGAAGTGAAGAATTCACTAGTTAGAAGTAGGGCCTATAGCGCATCGGCCTTCTGAATCGAGGGAACCTCCTGCAAAGAGATGCAAAGAGGATGTCATGATTAGTGGTTCTGCAGCTAATAGAATGCACCTAGGGTTAATAGGTAGAAGATGGGGACACCAACCCGTATCCGTAAGGGGAGGCATAGTAGGGTGGCATGTATGGTCTGCTATATGGATATGCCATGTAAGGATTGTATCGCCCGGGACGGAATTGCTTCAGCCCTGGAACATTCGTCCGCTTAGCTGCAACCTGAAATGAAGTATTCATCTTGTTAGAAAAACCAATTCTACTGTTTATAAGAATGCGGTAACAACAGTATTTGGGAGTAAGTAGCTCACCCTGAGTTGACGACCATGCAGCTCAGAGTCATTCAACTGAAGAGCCTCTTGGACAGCCTCGGCTTCCACAAATTCAACATAAGCAAAACCCTTGGGCTGACCAAATTTGTCAGTCAGAATAGTGACTCTGTTAACTGTCCCGCACGACTGAAAATGCTGTTGAACTTCTTCAGGGGTGCAAGCATATTCAACCTGCAGTTTCAATAACACATCAACATAAGTATCGACACTATCAACCTAGCAGTCGCTTGCCAACCCAAGATGTTGCTGAGTTACTCATAGTTGAACTGTTAGGGCTTTCTGGAGAATTCTTTAAGTATTATACAAGACAATTCAACTGGAAAACCTTATCCCATCCAGCAAAACAATAAAACATAAACGAGAGTTTTAACATTGACTACACAAATTCTAATAAGATGCATCAGCGCTTTACAAGGCATCGTCAATCAAACACTCCACTTGATCATGTCTATCGTACAGAAAAAGTCAGGTTCTATGAGCATCTTGAAAGTTTTGGTATTGTATCTCATAAGTTTAGGAGCAATAACATTTTCTACAAAGTAATTGTCCATCCAGCATTCAATCGCTAAACTACACACCTACTTGCAAACCTGGTGCATCTTGTGCTATATATATTCAGGTGAGACACTAATTCATTGGCAGCCTTGCCAATAACTTAAAGATGCAATTGCAATATAGTGCAAAGACCCTATCCAGTTCTCAATACTACACCAGCCTAATTTCTCAAGGATATGACATCAGTCTGAGAATGGACAGTGGTATTTTCAGGTTTCAGCAAAAAAATATAATGTGAGGTTGAGTCCAATCAATGTGCAGAAAGATCAACGTGGAAACAAATCGTCATCTTTTTTCATCCAACATCAGAAAACTTGAGAAGTGGATTCTTCAAACCCAAAACATTTTTTTATAATCAAAGGCTCTAACAATTACTTAAATACCAGAAAAAGATCATGCACCTGACAATAATCCATTACGCAAAACTACAAAAAAAAAGTTCCAACAAATGAAAAAACCATTTTCATTATAATCACTTTGTATTTATGCAAAAATATCATATGCATCAATAATAATAGTCTTATTAATGCTGCCACTATCGAGATGCAAGCCTTTTTTCCGAGGGAAATCAGCCGACAAGCTATGCCGAACCAAAAACCAAAAAAAGAACATCACACTGATAAGGATAACCAACACCAGCGAATACATAAACTATacgataaaaaattaaaatttctatcttTTCCACACAGAAATTCTATAGCAAAAAGTCATTGAGAATCACTTAGGTGCACACCAACATGTTCTTATTTCTAAAAATGGCAACAGTGAATAAAAGGAATTGTTTCAATGATTAAAATAACTATAAATGAAATTGGTTTCCTACATCGACATCTTAGAACTGACAGTGAAAAGGTCACAAGAAGCGGTACAGACTCTCACCAGAAATGCTAAGTAACAACATGCCCAAAGTTCTCCAAACACCACAAAGGTCAGCATCTGCGCCTTAAGTTGGATAGTTACATTATGCCCAATAGAAGAATGGGCATCAAACCACCTGTTCCACTGCCTAACTTCAAACCATCAATCAGGTCACTCAATTCTTTCATGCAATCTTTAGACCAACTCTAAAATTTTTTCTCCTCCTTTTCACAAAGTTATCTGATAAAttcatttctctttttttttttctttactttttatTTTGGCTATGCCACTTTTTTTGTAAGCTCTTTTTTTTGGCCCAAATATTCATTTCTTCCAAACTCTTcaatatttttcaagtaattctCCTTTTTCCCctaaaaaaaatctcattttccATTTTTTCTTTGTAATTTTCTCAACTATAAGCTAACTATAATCAAGGGCATCCTGTACAGTGGGTAACAGAGAAGTCATAGAAGGAAGAATGCACCTGCGGCAATTATTACATGCTCTGTTAAACAAATTTCAAAAACACATGATTGTCATAGAATGAAATGCATTTCGATAGCAACATCCAAAAAGAATTCTTTTCCTATAGACTTTTTTTGATGTGTTTCACCAATGCAATGAgaatgaaaagaattttaaacaGCAAATATAACCAGGCCCAATGTGCCCAAAATAATGGCAATAACCAAGTAATTACTATGAGCAGTTCGCATATAAGTTGCATCATCTCTAAGGCTATATAGTTGACCTTTTTATAATGTAGTGAAAAACTAAGGTGAAAGCCAATTTTGTGTTCTCACCTAAAGTGTATATTATCACCAAAAAAGTGTCAGAACATGGAGGAAGAAAAATTAACTAATAAACGGAGCTAACAAAAAGAATCATTTGTGAAGCAATGCTATAATTTTGGATTGAATGAGCAAGGCAAGTGATTTCCTCATGATCAAATGGTTTCTATTTATTCTTAGTTATAATCTTATTTCTATTTAAGAGGCTGGATATGATGTTTTCAGATAAAAAAGTAAGAGAAATGCTTGGGGAATGAAAAgggatatatttaaatttatgcaaTGGGTCGTAAAGTTAGAAAGCAGTACTAAATGCTTTATATGGTTGAGTAGGTTATTGATATTGTGGTTGATAACTATTGCATGGATCTGCTATAATATCACAATGACAAATTTAAGATGTCTGGTAACTATTGTATGGATCTGCTATAATATCACAATGACAAATTTAAGA from Zingiber officinale cultivar Zhangliang chromosome 4B, Zo_v1.1, whole genome shotgun sequence includes:
- the LOC121976656 gene encoding polyadenylate-binding protein 3-like isoform X2; translated protein: MLTFVVFGELWACCYLAFLVEYACTPEEVQQHFQSCGTVNRVTILTDKFGQPKGFAYVEFVEAEAVQEALQLNDSELHGRQLRVAAKRTNVPGLKQFRPGRYNPYMAYPYSRPYMPPYYASPYGYGRFPRFRRPMRYRPYF
- the LOC121976656 gene encoding polyadenylate-binding protein 3-like isoform X1, yielding MDEDEHEVYGGEIPDDMDADVDISRSDEDASKELEEMKRRLKEMEEEAAALRDMHAKVEKEMGSGQDPNGAATNQPNKEEADARSIYVGNVEYACTPEEVQQHFQSCGTVNRVTILTDKFGQPKGFAYVEFVEAEAVQEALQLNDSELHGRQLRVAAKRTNVPGLKQFRPGRYNPYMAYPYSRPYMPPYYASPYGYGRFPRFRRPMRYRPYF